From the genome of Saccharomyces paradoxus strain CBS432 chromosome XII sequence:
GGAGAGTTTTCTTGATCGGCCATGTCTATTATACTGTATTTGCGCGCTTTCTATTTCGTAAAAGCAAAGGTAGTTTATGTTTCCAGacaaaatatttgtatCTCTCTGCCAACCATTCTTAATACAAACTTTTCCACCTGGTACATCTTTCATCACCTTTTTAAAGATCCTGAAGGGATGGGGATATCGGGCAAAACTACGCGCGACGCCTTTCTGAAAATTGATTGGTCAATGTTATAAAGCCTATATGCTAAAGAAGACATCGTATCATATCATATAGATTTATTTAAATCTCTCGAGAGCCTTTTGGACCAATTGTGTGTTGTTCTCTCTGTCCAATTCCTTGAGTAAGCGTATTAATTGGAAACACATGTCCCACGAATCGGTAGCTTTTATTGTGTCCGTAGCGTTCGCAGCACTTGTCACCAAAAGCTCCAAGACTTTAAGCATtaattcttcatccttCAACAAATTAGTGACAGATTTACCTGACGTTTTTGTAGAATCATCGTTTACagttttgctttcttttgtttctaaaTCTGTTTTTTTAAAATGTAAATCATCTCCCAAATCTTTCTCATCgtaattcaaaaataccAAGAGAAGTACGCCAAGCATTTTAGcctcattttcttctataCAGAGGGCTAGCAAATCCCTTGGTGTCATCTTCAAGTTAGTGAAAAGATGGTTCCAGTACTTGGTTTCGATCTTTCTTAAGCAATTACTAATAATTTCTAACATACCACCGTGGGTAGGTACTGAAATATTATGCTCTGAATCGGTGTTATCATACATCTTAATTAATTTCAGGATATCATCCAAAGAGTCGCTTTGTAGTATTTTAGTAGACAAAATCTTTTCGAGCGCAAATTTATAAGGCCTTAGTGAACGATAATCGTTTGAGATTTCCTCCAAATTGATATTGTCTCTTAATTTGGCTAAGATTAATTGATCGAGGTATATTTGGTGTTTTACCACCAATTTGGAAAATCTCGAGTTGAAAATGCAGTGAAGTGTATGTGTAGTAGCTGTTTCCGGCGTGGTTGATATTGGATACAGATCTTCTTCGATGGGGATAGAAATTAGTGGCTTTTTATCATCCCATAAATCTTCTAAAGAGTATACGACGTAATTATGGCCCTGGATTACAAATATTTCGTCCCTTATAACATCgactattttttctatattaTTCAACAGAGTTAAGGTTTGCCAACCTCCTCCATCCAGTTTGCCAAActttataaattttctgTCGgcaaaaaataacaagCCCTCTTTCATGTTAGTTATCCACTCAATTTTGTTGGGTAAAACATCAATTGGAATGTTAATTTTAAGATACtggtaaaattttttgatgatgttTAATCCACATGGATGGACAGTAGAAATCACATCAAAAACAATCGTTTGAGTATCAGTAACTAAAATAATCTCAGCTGTTTTAAGTAATGCTTCGGCTTGCTTCTCGGAAGCTTTGTGGTCCTTGGATTTAATCTTCAACAACTTATACCGGAATAGAGTATTAACGTGTAAACTGAAAACAATTGTATTCTCTGGAACATTGTATTCCCAAATAACATAATCTGATAGTTCCACATCCGAATTCGCTTCTTGTAGAGGAATTTGTAGACATTTCAAACTTGTTGAGCCGTCATCTTTCTTCATATGACAAATCAAATAATTATCACCGAGCCAATGTAAATCCAATACGTTTTGGTCTGCAAAACTAGACCACGTATTGGTTTCTAAATTATGAATCAGTAGTATATTCTTGTTCGACACATAAGTAGCAAGTAACCTCAAGGAAGAATTGATTTTCACAAAAGCGATATGATTATTGAAAGTTTTTGTAGGAAGTTTTATGACTTGtaaattatcattattcAAAGATGAACTTGTCACGGGTGAATATATGACTACATCATTGTTAGTATTGGTTAATACGTAGCATTTCGGGTTTCTAAAATCAAATTGCGtttgttttatttcttcCCATAATTTCCAAacttgatattttccaGAATGAGACACTGTTATTAGCGATTTATCCAAAAATACAAAGTCAGATATCTCATACTGGgccactttttttttttcactgtCATCCTTGCTACTGtcattattgttatcatcattatagtcgtcttcatcaaaatacGTGgcaaataaaagatttccAAATTCTGTGTAAAAATGGATGTTAGTACTATCCTCAGAAACCAGAAGTaatatattatcattaatTCTGTCGCAAAGTTTTATTACAAATGGCGGTTTCCAGAAATggcttatttttttaatccTTGAATCAAAGTAgattatcttttctttataaaCAATGACCAGATACCCATTAACTTCTAGACACGTCAGTAGTTTATCTGGTGTGTCCGGCAGTGTTATTGCCTCAACAGCTTGTTTTTCTATGTCTATAATGCTTAATATGGTTTGCTTTTCCACGGGATCATGAGATAAAACCATTAATTGTTTATTACACACAATTGTTTTGGATCCATTTTTCACTTCAACCAACGAGCTCTTGCTAACTTTAAAGTCCGATATTGTAAGTATTTGCAATCCGTGAGGAAACAAAACTATCAAAACTTCTTCATAACGTCCATCTCCGactttggaaaatgtcTTGATGCCAATCATGTCTATAATTTCATAGTCAAATTTTAAAACAACTTTTAAACGAAGTTCCAGTTTTTTCACCGGAAGTTCATCGATGTTTTCTTGgttagaaagaaaatgtaaAAACCCTTTTTCCTTAGTTATGCCAAACCCATTTTGTATAATTCTTGAAGAATTATTCTTATCGAATACTGTCAGAGTGTCATCATCGGTATTATAATCATATTCAGCACTGTTcgcttcttcttcattcaTTAGAAGAGGCTCTATGACGGGAATGCCatattctttaaaaatTGTTTCGTTTGTgcagtttttcaaaatttggtaggttaaaagaaagtttttatCTGTCATAACGTAAAATATCAGCTTTCCTTGGTGCCACAATAGGTACTGCGAGTCTTTTTTAGAAATAAGTCCTTCGATGATATCATTATACGGAGCTGATCTTTTCATTGATCTGTTATCACCAAACTCCTGGAGAGAAGCCATTGTTCGTTCATGGCTAGCCACCAGCGCCATTGGTTTGAAATTGTAAATGAGCACTCTTGTCGGAGTCAGCATGATAAGAACATTGGCCTGGGGTAGTGTCATTGATTGGAGGATATTGCGATCATCCATTTTAGTGCCGCCACCTAATTCTGCGTTGCGTGGCGGAATCCTAAGCATTTGGGGCGGACTAACTGGCCATAAgtgcatttttttttctacgTGTTCAGTTTCTTACAGCTTCCGGTCCACATCAATCTTAACTTACCATTGTTTATAGAGGCATTTaagtttgtttttttcaggTTGTTTGAACTATTAAGGCGCCGGTATTGTCGAATTAACATTTAAGAACAAAAGATTTGCGTAAAGCGACAAAAAAGGGCAAGATTTTGCCCCAGACGGCGATGCCATTCACGCagttataataatattccGAAAATAAATCATGTGGTATTGTACGAAGCCGGTGTTCATTGATCTCACTAAAATCCTTATTAAAATTGAATTGTCCATTAAAaacgtatatatatatatatatatatatatataagtaaTACTCAGATTACTAAAACTGAAAGGGTAATATGGTCCTCACCATGAGGCCAAACCGCCAGATTTGGAGGAATTGTTCAAAGGGCAGCTGCAAGGATCCCAAACAATGCCATTGGGAGATACAAGCTTTTGGCATGGGCACCATTTTGTGATTGACTAGTGCTAGACgctgatgaagaatttgatgTTGATGTGAGTGTTGCTGTgctatttttattgttggCCTTGGGAATAATGGACTGGCTTGCGTTAGCTGTCGAGGAAGGAATAGAATTGGAAGCAGAGGATGTTTGGCTGATATAAGAGGAGTTAGTCATGGTGGCCTCTGTCTCATCTGTTATGAAATGTTGTGGTAGGTATATGGTCGTAGCCGAGGCTTTGTTTAGTAAAGATGTATACCATGGAAAGCCCGTAATAAATGTTTGGAACTGAGTGAAAGGGAAACTCTGAGCGATATCAGATTGCAAATCTGCCGTCGAGGTCAAGTCAACCATGTGATAATAGTAGTCAGCAACAGCTTGGGGTAGAGTTAGATGGTTCTGCATCATGTACGAGGTATACTGTGGAAAGGCAGTATCAAAATCGTTTAAAAACTCCATGAAGAACGCCATGTCTGCATCTGCGGCTGCGGACCTGGCAAATGTATCGTCAGCGGAAGTGGACGTAATAGTCTTTGCACCATAACTATGGCTGACCAAAAGGCTCACTAGgaaaacatttttaatgaaGTGGAAAGAGGGAGTAAATATCATTGACACTAATTTTTAGGATGTAACGAGATGTTAAAATCGCTTGATGAGAGATAATAGTCTAGATTGTGATCAAGTAAAGCAAAATAATACGGCATAAACTATTCCCGATTGAAGCGTCGttttaaatctttcaaGCTTTTGAAGTTTCAAACAAAGGCTTGGGTGAcagcaataaaaaattttgccaGAATTTTTCCCTATTTGGGCGTTCAATGAAGATAACGTTTGGAATATTagaaccaaaaaagaaaaaggctTGCAGCGATTAATAATTATactaattttttatttatcataTTTAAGAATATGGAGAACACGGGTTTTATATTTAGACGCCTGCGAAGATCCTGAACCAAACATAGTTGTttaagaaaacaaataagTGATGGTTTCCAACATTAAAACAAAGTAAAAACATGGCCTGACTGAGCCTACACCTCCTGTGCTTGTACTCGAACTTATTGTATTAGTTGTCTTAGGGCTTGTTGTTTGATTTCCCGATGAAGAAGGTAGTGACGTTAACTGGGTGACTACAGTAGAGTTTGAGGATTGGTAGTTTATAGATGATACGACGCTGGAAGTTACTTTTGGTAGAGATGACGATAAGGAAAAACCTGTGTTATTAGTAGCAGCTAATGAACTAGTAATAATGCCGGAAGAAGTTGTACttggaagatgaagtaATTGATCGTTAGAACTTCCATTGTCAAGAAAGGTGTATTGCACTTTTTGCCCAAAGGCAGTATTTAAGTCTTGAGCATTTGAGTCTGTGAGAAGTTGTGCTTGAACAATGAGGATTTGTAGTAGTGCAATAGGAATGAAAGCTAGAGAACCGAATTGGCTTATCTTCATAGTAAACTTGTTGACGAGCTATAGAATGGTGTGAGAGAGGGTCATAAAAGTAGATTTTCAAGGTTTCAAGTTTTCAAGGTTCTTTACTGGTCAAGATGGCTAATGGGTAgctaaatatatatacaaaaatgTTTGTTGATGATTTGTTCATAGTGTTTTCAAAACACCACGAAAAGACATCATTCttgcattcttttttctacAAGATGAATCTATACATCTGAAACTGCGACgccatttttttccgcTGTTCGGGGCATTCTTGGCCAAATCCTCGAGAGAAATAATACGTCAAAAGTAGAAAGGTGGGCTAGACGAAACATGATCATACGTCATAACTGCAGCCGTGTATGAGTGGGTGGAAATTGTATAAGTAAACAGGTCCTTACTTATAATATTCACGCATGCAATGAAATTCTCCAGATTATGTTGCTTAGGTCTGGCCAGACGGTTAATGAAATGTTCCAGGGGAAATAGAAACATTGTAACCGGTCTCCGCCAAGCTTCGCCCTTCATACATGCTTGTACAAATACGTAAGGTTGAGGTTCGAAACTGGGCAACGATTGGACTAAGAGAAAGTGGCCAGGTCCTTCCTGTGTAGAATCAAGTAGATACGTTAGCACAATATGCccctttttatttttttctacgGTGTGTGTTTATATTTCTTGGCACATAGCATTCGGCTGCAAACTTGTAACTTTATTATTAGAACAAGACAGTAATTTCTGTTCCACTTTTGCTCCACAACTAtaagcaatttttttatttttatcaactGTTGCGTTTTATGGACTACGATAGTGGTACTTGCCTTTCGtattgtttatattttgttcGGAAAAATAGCTTttaattaatttttcaacatcagTTAAAGTCTTGTGAAATGCctataaagaaaacaaaggaCAAAATAGAGGTAGATAATTCAAGTGAAAAGATTCTATTCCTTACACCAAATTCAACTAAAAACTTTACGAGGTACCACGTAGTTCCGATTGGATCATGTAGTGTTCAAGGACAGTTAAGGGACTGGAATGCCTAAATGatcagaaaaaaacatcTCATTCcttatttcaaaatctatCTCTTGAGTGAACAATTACTTCATCTATCTCCTTAGTTTAAGCGTTATCTGCATCCgagtaaataaaaaaacgtgataaaataatatataattCTGTTTTCTCGTctaaaaaaggaaaagtatatataacaaacacagtaaaaaaaacaatgtCGTTCACTGATTAAGGTTAAGCATTAGCGGCAATGGCTTGCTTAATAGCAGCTGGGTTGGCACCGACAACCTTTGCAACTTCCTTACCATTCTTGAACAGGAGCAAAGTTGGCATAGCGGaaacttcatttttttgagcAACATCACCTAATTCATCAACGTCCAGTTTGTAGAAATCAGCTTGTGGGTATTGTTcagagaatttttcaatcatTGGAGCAATCATTTTACATGGACCGCACCAAGTGGCGTAGAAATCCACAACAACTAGCTTGTCTTGAGCAATTGCAGAGTCGAATTCGCTGGCAGTTTTGAATTGAGTAACCATTATTCGTATAAAGGTGTCTAGTTTTCTATTGCACTAATGCAACTTTCAAGCCTTTAAAGACTACACAGTGCAAACAGTATTCCTTAATCAAGGATacctctttttcttcctcgCTTCCACTAATTCATCGgattgtttttttttttttggaagacATCTTTTCCAACGAAAATACCATACAATATCGTTTAGGAGAATCCCTTCAAACatggaaaagaatggaGCCAGCCTTAAGCCTAATCCAGTCCACCTCAACAGGCCCTCCGACGCCTCATCTGATGTTGTCTAAACAAAACCgcagtaataataatatgaaccaatttatttttcgttACATAAAAATGCTTATAAAACTTTAACTAATAAGAGATTAAATAGCTTATTGCTTGGCGTTGGTAGCAGCAGTCAACTTAGCTTGTTCAACCAAGTTTTGTGGAGCATCGAAGACTGGCAACATGATTTCAATCATTCTAATCTTAGAGTTGTCGTTGAAAGACTTGTCTTGGGTCAACTTGTCCCATTCACCAGTAGTAGCGACTCTGTGGGTTTCGTAGTCCTTAGCACCGAAAGTTGGCAACAAGGATAGGTGGTCCCAACCTTGAATTTCGTTGTATTGAGCCTTTGGACCGTGAATcaacttttcaatggtGTAACCATCGTTGTTCAAGACGAATAAGTATGGCTTCAAACCCCATCTAATCATAGTGGAGATTTCTTGGACAGTCAATTGCAAAGAACCGTCACCAATGAATAAGATAACTCTCTTCTTTGggtcaatttcttcagcaGCGAAGGCAGCACCCAAGGTAGCACCAGTGGTGAAACCAATGGAACCCCATAAGACTTGAGAGATACCGTAGGTGTTGTTTGGGAAAGTGGTTTGGTTGATACCGAAAGCGGAGGTACCGGTTTCAGCAATAACAACATCACCTTCTTGCAAGAAGTTACCCAATTGGTTCCACATCCATTCTTGCTTCAATGGAGTAGAGGCTGGGACAGCAGCGTTAGCTGGAGTCTTAGCTGGGACAGAAACTGGCTTGTAACCCTTAGCGGCGTCAGCAATAGTGGTCAACAACTTTTGCAAAACGAATTTCATTTGGACACCTGGGAAAGTGGCGTTTCTGATCTTCATGTGGTCAGAGTGGAATTCAACAATGTTCTTGGTCTTGTAAGAGTAAGAGAAAGAACCGGTGTTGAAATCAGACAACAAAGCACCGACAGACAAAATCAAGTCAGCAGATTCAACGGCTTCCTTAACTTCTGGCTTGGACAAGGTACCGACGTAAACACCACCATATCTTGGGTGTTGTTCGTCAATGGAACCCTTACCCATTGGGGTGACGAAGGCTGGGAATTGAGTCAAGTCAATCAACTTCTTGGTTTCAGCCTTGACGTCGTGTCTGGAACAACAAGCATCAGCTAAGATAACTGGGTTCTTAGCGTCCTTGACCAAAGCCAAGATGGTGTCAATGACTTCCTTTTCGGATTCAGCATCGTTTGGCTTCAAAGACATGTCAATTGGAGTTTGCAACAACTTAGCTGGGACGTTCAAGTCAACCAAGTTAGCTGGCAAACCCAAGTAGACGGGTCTTTGAGTGACGTAAGTGGTTCTGATACATCTGTCAATTTCAGCTGGAGCGGTAGCAATGTCAGTGATCATAGCAGTGGTTTCAGAAATGTTGGCAGACATTCTGTGGAAAACAGTGAAGTCACCGTTACCCAAGGTGTGGTGCAACAACAATTGCTTAGCTTGAGCAGAGATGGATGGGACACCAACAACGTGCAAAACACCAACGTGTTCAGCGTAAGAACCGGCAATACCGTTCAAAGCGGACAATTCACCGACACCGAAGGTGGTGATGATACAAGACATACCCTTGATACGAGCGTAACCATCAGCGGCGTAAGCAGCGTTCAATTCGTTGGCGTTACCAGCCCATCTCATACCTTCAACTTCGTAGATCTTGTCCAACAAGGACAAGTTGAAGTCACCTGGCAAACCGAAAACGGTGTTGACGTTGACTTGCTTTAATCTTTCGAACAAATATTTACCCAAAGTAATTTCAGACATTATGATTGATTTGACTGTGTTATTTTGCGTGAGGTTATGAGTACAAAATAAGAATAGAGAAAAGTATA
Proteins encoded in this window:
- the RIC1 gene encoding Ric1p (Protein involved in retrograde transport to the cis-Golgi network~similar to YLR039C), whose amino-acid sequence is MHLWPVSPPQMLRIPPRNAELGGGTKMDDRNILQSMTLPQANVLIMLTPTRVLIYNFKPMALVASHERTMASLQEFGDNRSMKRSAPYNDIIEGLISKKDSQYLLWHQGKLIFYVMTDKNFLLTYQILKNCTNETIFKEYGIPVIEPLLMNEEEANSAEYDYNTDDDTLTVFDKNNSSRIIQNGFGITKEKGFLHFLSNQENIDELPVKKLELRLKVVLKFDYEIIDMIGIKTFSKVGDGRYEEVLIVLFPHGLQILTISDFKVSKSSLVEVKNGSKTIVCNKQLMVLSHDPVEKQTILSIIDIEKQAVEAITLPDTPDKLLTCLEVNGYLVIVYKEKIIYFDSRIKKISHFWKPPFVIKLCDRINDNILLLVSEDSTNIHFYTEFGNLLFATYFDEDDYNDDNNNDSSKDDSEKKKVAQYEISDFVFLDKSLITVSHSGKYQVWKLWEEIKQTQFDFRNPKCYVLTNTNNDVVIYSPVTSSSLNNDNLQVIKLPTKTFNNHIAFVKINSSLRLLATYVSNKNILLIHNLETNTWSSFADQNVLDLHWLGDNYLICHMKKDDGSTSLKCLQIPLQEANSDVELSDYVIWEYNVPENTIVFSLHVNTLFRYKLLKIKSKDHKASEKQAEALLKTAEIILVTDTQTIVFDVISTVHPCGLNIIKKFYQYLKINIPIDVLPNKIEWITNMKEGLLFFADRKFIKFGKLDGGGWQTLTLLNNIEKIVDVIRDEIFVIQGHNYVVYSLEDLWDDKKPLISIPIEEDLYPISTTPETATTHTLHCIFNSRFSKLVVKHQIYLDQLILAKLRDNINLEEISNDYRSLRPYKFALEKILSTKILQSDSLDDILKLIKMYDNTDSEHNISVPTHGGMLEIISNCLRKIETKYWNHLFTNLKMTPRDLLALCIEENEAKMLGVLLLVFLNYDEKDLGDDLHFKKTDLETKESKTVNDDSTKTSGKSVTNLLKDEELMLKVLELLVTSAANATDTIKATDSWDMCFQLIRLLKELDRENNTQLVQKALERFK
- the AFB1 gene encoding Afb1p (MATalpha-specific a-factor blocker~similar to YLR040C); this translates as MIFTPSFHFIKNVFLVSLLVSHSYGAKTITSTSADDTFARSAAADADMAFFMEFLNDFDTAFPQYTSYMMQNHLTLPQAVADYYYHMVDLTSTADLQSDIAQSFPFTQFQTFITGFPWYTSLLNKASATTIYLPQHFITDETEATMTNSSYISQTSSASNSIPSSTANASQSIIPKANNKNSTATLTSTSNSSSASSTSQSQNGAHAKSLYLPMALFGILAAAL
- the NFG1 gene encoding Nfg1p (similar to YLR042C) — encoded protein: MKISQFGSLAFIPIALLQILIVQAQLLTDSNAQDLNTAFGQKVQYTFLDNGSSNDQLLHLPSTTSSGIITSSLAATNNTGFSLSSSLPKVTSSVVSSINYQSSNSTVVTQLTSLPSSSGNQTTSPKTTNTISSSTSTGGVGSVRPCFYFVLMLETITYLFS
- the TRX1 gene encoding thioredoxin TRX1 (Cytoplasmic thioredoxin isoenzyme~similar to YLR043C): MVTQFKTASEFDSAIAQDKLVVVDFYATWCGPCKMIAPMIEKFSEQYPQADFYKLDVDELGDVAQKNEVSAMPTLLLFKNGKEVAKVVGANPAAIKQAIAANA
- the PDC1 gene encoding indolepyruvate decarboxylase 1 (Major of three pyruvate decarboxylase isozymes~similar to YLR044C); this translates as MSEITLGKYLFERLKQVNVNTVFGLPGDFNLSLLDKIYEVEGMRWAGNANELNAAYAADGYARIKGMSCIITTFGVGELSALNGIAGSYAEHVGVLHVVGVPSISAQAKQLLLHHTLGNGDFTVFHRMSANISETTAMITDIATAPAEIDRCIRTTYVTQRPVYLGLPANLVDLNVPAKLLQTPIDMSLKPNDAESEKEVIDTILALVKDAKNPVILADACCSRHDVKAETKKLIDLTQFPAFVTPMGKGSIDEQHPRYGGVYVGTLSKPEVKEAVESADLILSVGALLSDFNTGSFSYSYKTKNIVEFHSDHMKIRNATFPGVQMKFVLQKLLTTIADAAKGYKPVSVPAKTPANAAVPASTPLKQEWMWNQLGNFLQEGDVVIAETGTSAFGINQTTFPNNTYGISQVLWGSIGFTTGATLGAAFAAEEIDPKKRVILFIGDGSLQLTVQEISTMIRWGLKPYLFVLNNDGYTIEKLIHGPKAQYNEIQGWDHLSLLPTFGAKDYETHRVATTGEWDKLTQDKSFNDNSKIRMIEIMLPVFDAPQNLVEQAKLTAATNAKQ